From one Streptomyces sp. NBC_01478 genomic stretch:
- a CDS encoding ABC transporter permease, with translation MTTLATAPTMAARGTRAWRTLSTSRTAIVGLAIVAVHVLIALLAPLLTSYDPIANDANHALLGPSWSHWAGTDQYGRDVLARVLYGGRYALGVSVAATLLTVALGTVIGCAAALRGGWFDDVLGRVLDAILSIPSVLALLVVVTALGTGPAVIVLAVAIVYVPQVVRVVRGAALAVVPADYVTAARARGESTWSILRREILPNITDVVCVEFAMRASWVVLLISSLSFLGFGADPPTPDWGLMVAENRTAITVVPMASLAPIIALATLVVGLNLAADGLSKAWGVDRIREGS, from the coding sequence ATGACCACGCTCGCCACCGCACCGACCATGGCCGCACGCGGTACCCGCGCCTGGCGCACCCTGAGCACCTCCCGCACGGCGATCGTCGGCCTCGCGATCGTCGCCGTTCACGTCCTGATCGCCCTGCTCGCGCCCCTCCTCACTTCGTACGACCCCATCGCGAACGACGCCAACCACGCACTCCTCGGCCCGAGTTGGTCGCACTGGGCCGGCACCGACCAGTACGGCCGCGACGTCCTCGCCCGCGTCCTCTACGGCGGCCGGTACGCCCTCGGCGTCTCCGTCGCCGCCACCCTGCTGACCGTCGCCCTCGGCACGGTCATCGGCTGCGCGGCGGCACTGCGCGGCGGCTGGTTCGACGACGTGCTCGGCCGGGTCCTGGACGCGATCCTGTCCATCCCCTCGGTCCTGGCCCTGCTTGTCGTGGTCACCGCCCTCGGTACCGGCCCGGCGGTCATCGTCCTGGCCGTCGCGATCGTCTACGTCCCGCAGGTCGTCCGTGTCGTGCGCGGCGCCGCCCTCGCGGTCGTCCCCGCCGACTACGTGACCGCGGCCCGCGCCCGCGGGGAGAGCACCTGGTCGATCCTGCGCCGGGAGATCCTGCCGAACATCACGGACGTGGTGTGCGTGGAGTTCGCGATGCGGGCCTCCTGGGTGGTCCTGCTGATCTCCTCGCTGTCCTTCCTCGGCTTCGGCGCCGACCCGCCGACTCCGGACTGGGGCCTGATGGTTGCCGAGAACCGCACCGCCATCACCGTCGTCCCGATGGCGAGCCTCGCTCCCATCATCGCCCTGGCCACGCTCGTGGTCGGGCTCAACCTCGCGGCCGACGGCCTGTCCAAGGCGTGGGGCGTCGACCGGATCAGGGAGGGCTCCTGA